The following nucleotide sequence is from Malania oleifera isolate guangnan ecotype guangnan chromosome 4, ASM2987363v1, whole genome shotgun sequence.
GAAATTCCTACGCAATTTTCACTATCATCAAACAATAATTGTCTTAGGGTTTCAACATTTAGCTTCAATATGTACATATAATCTCATATGAAaatctcaaaatactctcatatGTTAATACAATAATACTATATCTTAGCTCAAACATACTCTATACCCCACTACGGTGAGTTGACTAGGGGTATAACCGATTTATTACGATTCTGTTATGGGTCAAACCGAAAATCAAACCGAACCTTGAGAGTTTTAGCATTcccaaatcgaaatcaaaatcgaACCGAATTTATTATCCCGTAGAGAACTGAACATTCAACGGttcggttaaatttttttttttttttttaaccgattttctaaatattcaacAATTGTTTTTCACAAGGATTGTTGAGAATCTATTGAGcattttgatttctaaatattaaatggaccaatcatatattaatatactaattaagtaattatattaatttatatatataatttaaatttacacAAAATCGAAACTAAAAccagaaatttatattttctaagaccgaaatcaaaatcaaaatcaaaattgaaccacTCGTGATTTCAGTTCGATTCAATCCGATTTTTGATTTTTCCATAGTTTTTGTATACCCCGGAGGTGTTCACACCTCCACTAGGTTTTATTTTAACAGATAAAAAGATCTCCCGAACTCTCCTAGTACATGAGTGATAACACAACAAATATATTATCTTTttcatatattaaaatttatactgaGCTCGAAATATTCAATAGAAAACAGTGTATCTATCTCATATCCGCTGTAGCGTATACCCACGAGGCTGCTAGCAGTCCAAACCCTTTCAATTGTTTTATAGAATCCAACAAGCCACACGTACAAAGTGATGCATGGCTTTTTAGCTTATCCTTGAATCCAACATGCCACACGTACAAAGTGATGCATGGCTTTTTAGCTTATCCCAACTCTTAAGTCCTGACCACCCACGTGAcaaaattgaactgaattggtgAGAGCATGCCACGCGCGGCTCATGAGGTTGCAAAGCACgtgcaaattaattaattaattaattaagcaggaagaaataaaaatatatattcggTAAACCTAAAACTCTCGTAATTAAAAGAATCGGAGTATGAGttctgaaaattaaaatttttcatcTGAGATAGTATACTAGTATTTAAGTGAACAAGAATACAGAAACAAATATATTATCTCAACAAATTAGTCATGTATTTAAAGGATTCAGGATACAATCATtttaagtatatataagtatttaGTAAAATTTTCTACATTATTATGTATGGCATGTGggttttctctattttttttgtttttctcaagAAACAATCATGTTGAAAGAAAGCTTGTTAATAGATAATTCAAGATTAAATGCATTTATAATAAAATTACGGTTAACTTAATGATTTTGTCAGATATTGGATTcaatttatgtgaatttagataaaatattatGCAAAATAATATTAAGTTCTAATACCCATCTCCAAATCCCACCACCAAATCCCAAATCCCTGTCCATAGGTGCTGTCTTTGACCGGCACGCGCCGCCAGCCGCCGTGGGCGTCGCCACGATTTGAACGCAACTACAAAAACAACGGTATATCTCCGCCATCATACGTGACTCCTTTCActctgaaattttgaaaattttcgaTATCGTATCAACGCAGAATTCTCATCTTTACACTCACAAATCCCCTGCGCTTTTCTGTGTCTGTCTCTGTATttcagagggagagagagagtgtgtgtgtgtgtgtgtgtgcgtctTTGCGCGCTCGCCGGTGGAAAGAAAGGGACAATGGAGGTGAGAGCTAGAGCGCCCGGGAAGATCATTCTCGCAGGCGAGCACGCCGTCGTGCATGGATTCACCGCCGTGGCCACCGCCATAGATCTCTACACCTACGTTTCTCTTTGTTTTCCTGGTATTTGATTATTCTGATAATCGATTCATAACTGCTCCTCTTTTTTTGTTTCACTGGTTATGTGGGGCATTTTTGTTTCAATCGGTGTCTGCAATTTGAATTTGcatgtgggttttttttttttggaataatgATTTGAAGCTGCCATTGTGAGATATGTGGTGTCGTTTTCTTTTCTGCATTATTTTTTACCGATATTGGGCTCTGGCTCTTTTGTTGGAATCTATTTTCGTAATCAATGGTCAATTGGGTTGTTCAGGTTTGCTTGAAATCATTTTAATTCTTtgtgattttgtgattttttgttgCAACATTTCTGTGTGCGAATAGGTTCTTTGCAAGTTGAAATTGAATAGAGGATGTTTTTTTAATTCATTGACATGATGTTTGGGGAGTAGCATTTCAAATTTTGGcgattttcttttcattttctgcAATGTTTGAGATTAACACATATATGCCTGTAGCTAAATCGCCAGCAATTTTTTCTTAGGTTTGCTTTAAAATAGGATTtgaagttatttaaaaaaatttccctttcTGCTTTAGCTGCATTTGTTCTATTTGCTTTTCTTGTTCTATATTTATATAGTGCTAGtttgttattttttagattttttattgaacttttaaaaaattttcctttttcttttcttttaaagaGAATGATGATACACTCAAACTCCAGCTCAAGGACATGGCATTAGAATTTTCATGGCCAGTTGGAAGAATCAAAGAAGCATTACCAAATTTAGGAGGCCCTCTCCCTTCAGCACCCACATCATGCTCCCCTGAGTTGATTAGTTCAATTATGGTTCTAATTGATCAACAGAATATTCCTGAGGCAAAAATCGGACTTATCTCTGGAGTAACAGCTTTTCTCTGGCTATACACTTCTATCCAGGGGTATCTATTCATGGTTGTTTCTCTTGCGATCTTCTCTCCTCTCACtgttttaattaatataatttttttctttatgtACCAGGTTTAAGCCAGCAAAATTAGTTGTCACCTCTGAGCTTCCTCTGGGCTCAGGCTTGGGTTCGTCTGCTGCATTCTGCGTCTCACTGTCAGCAGCTTTGCTTGCTTTATCAGATTCTGTAGAGCTGGATCACAGCCACCAAGGCTGGTTAATGTTTGGTGAGAGTGAGCTGGAATTGGTGAACAAATGGGCTTTTGAAGGTGAAAAAATATTTCATGGAAAGCCATCTGGAATTGACAACACTGTTAGCACATATGGTATGTGATCATTTTGATAGGGGTAGGTAAATGTACCCTGTGCACCTTTTACCTCTGCAGACTCTGCTGTACAGTGGTTACAACTAGGAGCTATTCAATAATTGGCATATTTTGAAATCCAACAAATTATTGAAAATATGGTGAAGAAGTTGAGGCTATTAATGGTGTCAACAATGGGGAccaaattttggaaaatatttaggAAGGGAGAAAAACAATTGAGTTTGAGTAGGAAAGGAGAAATACATTTCTGCCTAGAAATATTTGGAGTGAAATATGGATTAAGGAATGATTTAATACTTGTATACAGTATATAGAAACTTGTGGATAATTTAGGAAATTATGTCAACTTCTTGTCACTCGCACACACAGTGAATGAGGGTTATGTGCTTTGATCTTTAAGTAACTGAAAAAGCTTATACAACAGGCAACATGATCATGTACAAGTTGGGAAGTTTGGCCTGCATCAAGTCCAATATGCCGCTCAAAATGCTTGTCACTAATACAAAAGTTGGGAGAAACACAAAGGCATTGCTTGCTGGTGTTTCAGAAAGGACTTCAAGGCACCATGATGCGATGACTGCTGTGTTTAAAGCTGTAGATTTTATCAGTAAGGAATTGTCTTCCATTATCCAAGCACCAGCTCTAGATGACCATGCTACTACTGAGAAGGAAGGGAAGATAGAAGAGTTGATGGAAATGAATCAGGGTTTGCTCCAATGTATGGGGGCTACCCATGCATCAATAGAAACGGTGCTTCAGACAACATTAAAGTATAAGTTAGCTTCAAAGTTGACAGGAGCTGGGGGTGGAGGCTGTGTTTTGACATTTTTGCCAAGCCGTatccattttattattatatttgtctGGATTTTCTCTATTTCCATCTTTTATGAtttcttaatttgttttaatAGAAATGTTATGCATGAAAAGCTCAAATCTTGGTAACTGTCTCCAAGCATGGAGTAAGACTGCTTACACCTTGACCTTCCTAGACTGCTGATGGTATAGGACCCTTGTGCACTAGGTGTCTTTCAATTtcctattttatttttgggagagCTCcttcacttctctctctctctctctctctctctctctctctgtttgtgCACACAGCTAGCTATAAAAAATGAAACTAAGACCTGTCCTCAGTTACGGCAAGCCAAAATAATAAGGCTGGATAGCCCAGATTCATTTGCCAAGACCTAGTAGTTGGCATTATAGGGTCAATTGCAAGCCAATTTAAGAAAGGATTTGATATATTGATGCttggaagaaatattttaaagttgCTGAAGGCAATTTAGTGCAAGAGATTAATGATTGGTTTCTGCTAGAACATATGCCAAAGATGGTGGACAAAAGAGCTGAGCAAGAAGTATTTAGATGATGAGCTCTTGATCTAAGTCCAGTTTTGTGTGGCAACCCTTTTATAAGTCACACGTGTAGCTCATCACAGGTAGTATTGAAATGGGTTTTGGTGTACAGCCAAAAAATCTTCTAGACTACAGGTTGACTGAGTCATCTAAACTTTTGTTTCAAAGTTGCGTCagttgaaaatatattttcacaGACTAATATTCATTTCCTTTAATACCATATGTTTCCTTGACTACATGGATCAGAGGTATCAGGAACAGTTGTTGATAAGGTTGTCGCAGAGCTTGAGTCATGTGGATTCCAGTGTTTCATCGCCAGAATTGGAGGGAATGGTCTTGAAATTAACTTTGGTGGTTCATCCTGATTTTCCAGGGACAGTAATGAATCACTGTAAGATTTGATGTTTAAACGGCTAACAATATGCGGAAAATGTTCCCTATTGCTGCCGTATCTTTGTCTGTTGTTCACTAGTAATGTATGTACATTAGTTTCAATGTTGTGCTTTCTAAGTTCACtaactttcaaataatttttggaaTCATGCGTATTTGCTATATTGTATAATATGCATGATTTTTAAGGTTTGTTGATAAATGCCGGTTTCTTTCCTCATCATTTGAAGCTGCAAGTTTTACAGAACACCTGAATGCTCCCTGCCATTGGTCCCtcattttccttttcctcttgGAGAAACTTACACAGATGATGATCCAATTTCATCAGTTGCATATCAACATGTAGATTTCTTATTCATAGTATTCTGTTTATAGATGTGCCTCATTACAGTTTGTTCCTGCTAAATTTAGGCAGACATGGAAGTGCATGCACAACATAGTGCTTATCATGGTTGTGCATTAAGACCCACTTCCTATTGTGCTTCAAGCGTTGCTCTCTCTTTCTTATAACATCATTATATCCAAATCTGTTTCTTTTACAAACATTTAGTTTAACTTCTGATGCCTGCATATAACTATCAACCCATGTAGAAGAGAAAGAGTGTGTGATGACATCAAGCTTCTTTCCGATgttcatatatttttctcaaaaaaccCCATGCTTATGAAAAAATGGAGgcttgggaggggggggggggggggggaccacAGCTCTAGTAGAATTTGTAAATGCATCATATGCATTAAGTAGATAAAGCAggttctctctctttttttttttgtccatgGGAAGCCGGCCTACACTTCACTTGGGAGATAGTGAATCTCCTATCGCATACCCTTGCCCACTATTGTCTCATGGTTAGAACTTGAGACCTCCAATATATAAGTCTCAAGATCTAACCATTGGGATGTACTACAGAGGATAATAAATCAGATCCAAAAATTTAGTAGCATTCTAGGAAGCCAATACTCAACAGGTGGCTTGTGGAGTATGGTATTTCTCTTACATAAGTTCACTTCCTGATCTTTCCTTTGTAATGATCCTAACAAAATACAATTTTATAGGACTTTGGCATCCTTGTGATCCCTACGGTACCTGGGCCTCCCCCAAAACTACAAATGGAAAGTACCACACTGGAAATCTTTCGTGTCAGGGGTTTTAGTTTGCTTTCTATAGCTGGGGTTTCAGGATTTTGCCAggttctctctctcctcctcttaACACAACACAGTAGAAATTTTGTTTAACTTgcttctttaggaatttgtttcaATGGGCAGGTGAGCATACCTATAGGGCTGTATGACAATCTGCCTGTGGCAGTTTCCTTATTAACAAAACACGGTTCGTATGGATTTCTACTTGATCTTGTTGAGAAACTTGATAACACTCTCAAAGAACAGGTTGAAATGGCTGAGAAAACGAGCTACTGAAATTACTCCCCTTGAAACATTTAGTCTTAAGTTGTCTCCTGCTACCACATGATCATTTTCTATTGGATAATTTCCTTCTTGCTTGATAGTCTCTCTTGTATATTTCCTCCTTACATGacacaaaatttactattcagtGTGCCTATATTTTCCTCTTTCATGACTTAAACTCTCTGTGGAAGAAATATTTGAAACTGGCAAGGTTTTTGCTTGTTTTATGGTATACCATCCAATGAGGAAGGACTCAATACTTGAATCCAAAATGGGGAACAAAAGAAACAGATGAAGCGACATTCGATGCAAAAGCATATCATATAATCATTTTAGTTGCAAAAGTAAAAGAAAACCCTACAACTATATGTAATAGATAATCTTTAAGCTTAGTGACCAAAATCAAAAATCAGTTGACAAACTATGATATTACATCCTACTTAGTGTTAAGGAGCTTACCAAAGATAAAAATATACTAAAACTTAACAATATTACTAAATATGGTCATTATTCTTGAGGAGATATCATGAGCTTACAAAATTCAATCGTTTGGAAGAAAAAATTATATGTTAATATTAATACTTACCTAACTTTATTCTTTAAAAAACTATCAAAGTAGATGTGgcaaaaatacaaataaaagcCCCTAAGCTCATTAAATAAAAATCTTGTTTTACCTTTTACATTGTCATtattgggaaattataagggggACTTGCCCTTCGACTTGGATCAGCGCCTACCATTTAAAATTGTGACATGTGATATGGGAGGCTCAGCCTGGCTAACCCCTTCCCTTCAGTGCATGGCCTTAACATCGTTTAGTTGATGGGCtgaatttttgtttgaaaaagaaaaaaggcaacttgcagatctctctctctctctctctctctctattgtcTAGCATCAATCGCAAACCCTAATTTTCCTTCAGCGAAGATTTGTGAAACCTTCAATCTAGAAGCGCTGGTGGGCCTCCAATCAAGAGAACAAAATTTGTTTGTGAAATTCTAATGCAAGAAATCAAGAGCTTTCTTAAAATTTTGAAGTCTTCAGTCGAGCCACTGGTGGGTCTTCAAGAAACTAATGTGCAGATGGTAGGCTGCTGCCATAATTAGACAATACATAGAGGAGTGCTGCTGCCATCTTCAATCAAGACCATGAATTATTAGGTGTGGGCTGCCAATTCTCTATCAGCAATACCCAACCATCTCCATCTTGAGAATATTGTTTTttgtttcaaaataatattttctgtttcttttttaTTCTGTTCTTCTGTTAGTTTGTTGCCAGAGAATATTTCTGGCTTGCTGCCCTATATATATACAGCTGTGCGATGACTATACACGTATGGAAAAGTAATACAATAATATTTCAGTCTATCTTCTTGGCTGTATTTCTCCTGCTCTCCCTTTTTCTGTCATGGCATCAAAGCCTTTTTAGGACTCACGTCCATCTTTTCTCGAATCCTGCGTCTGCAGCATGGCTGACTCTACTGCTGCACCCTCTTCCCATACGCAACTTCCTGCTGTTTCACTTCCTTCTCCCATCAACATGCTTACCGTAAAGCTGAATCATGAAAATTACTTGTTGTGGAAGGCACAACTCATGCCCTATCTCAAAGGGCAGAACCTATTTGGCTACATTGATGGCTCTTCTGCTCCTCCACATCCGCTCGGCAAAAACAACACACCATCTCCTGAGTTTCTTGCTTGGCAACAGTAAGATCAAGCTATCATCAGTGTTCTGATCTCCTCTCTTTCTGAAACACTGATTGCTCATGTTCTCACAGCCACTTCTTCTCGTGAGGTGTGGACAATTCTTGAAGACCTGCTTGCTGCGAAATCCAATGCTAGTATTATGCAAGTTCAACTTCAGCTCACTACTCTCAAGAAGGGTTCAGAATCCATTATTGAATACTATTGCGTGCAAAGCTCCTTCAAGACTCTCTTGCCATGGCTGGTAAAATCATTCCATCCTCTGATTTCATTGCATTTCTCCTGGCTGGATTAGGCTCTGACTACGACTCACTTGTTACATCCATCACTACTCGTGTGGATCCGCTCACTCCTGCGCAAGTATATAGCCATCTCCTGACTCATGAGGCACGATTGAACCATCAGAGCTCCACACTAACTGCATCTCCCGAATTCTCTACTAATTCCACTCAAACAAAATCTGTCTCCAGCTTTTCTTGAGGTCGTGGTTCCTCACACGTTAGAGGCAATTTCAAAGGTCATGGTGGTCGTGGCAGGCATGGTAGTCGTCATTTCTCCTCCTCTCCAACTCCATTTTCTCTTAATCGGCCTACTCGTTAGGTCTGTCATAAAAAGGCCATACTGCCATCACATGCTACCACAGATTTGATTTTAGCTACCAATCTCCCCCTCCACCTTCCCTCTCCGCACACCTTACTTCAAGACCTCATTTTCAACAACCCTCTTCCACTTCTGCAGACTCCAACTGGTATCCTGATTTCGCAGCCACCCATCACTTCACTCATGATTTCTCTAATCTCTCTATTAACCCATCTGAGTATAAGAGTGATGAGCAAGTTCGTGTAGGTGATGGCTCCTCTCTTCCAATTCATCATGTTGGCAGCTCCACCATCCCCTCCACCAATGGCAATATTCTTCTCTCTAAACTCTATCATGTTCCATCAATTTCTAAGAATTTAATTTCTGTCAGGAAATTATGTGAAGATAACTctgtatattttgagtttcatttcttttctttttttctgcgTGAAGGATTCCCAAACCCAAAAAGTTCTTCACAATCCTACTAAGGATGGCATGTACGTGTTTCCACATTCATCTCCTCAAGCTCATGTTGGTTAACGTGTCTCTTCTGTTTAGTGGCATAATCGGCTAGGTCATCCTTCCATGCACCTGGTTCACAAAATAATTTCCCAAATGTCTCTGCCCACCAAATCCTCTTCATCCCTTGGACTATGTCCTTCGTGTTGCAAGGCCAAACTTCATCAACTACCGTATGGCAGCTCCTCTCACCATTCAACTTCCCCTCTTTCCCTTATTTTCACAAATGTCTGGGGTCCTGCACCAATGCTTTATTGTGGTGGTTTTCGCTATTATGTTTCCTTTGTTGATGACTACAGTCAGTTTACTTGGATTTTCCCATTAAAATGTAAATCTGATGTGGTTTCAGTTCTTCAATTTTTCAAACGACATGTAGAAACTCTTTAATACAAAAATTCACTCATTACAATTTGATTGGGGTGTTGAATTCCGATCTCTTAATAAGGTGTTAAATTCTTTTGGTATTTGTCATCGCATTTCTTGTCCCCATGCTCACTcacaaaatggtttagttgaACGCAAACATAGACACATTGTGGAAACAAGTCTTGGTCTCCTTGCTCATTCATCTTTGCCTCACTCTCACTGGTCTGATGCTTTTGCTATTGCTGTCTTCCTAATTAATCGCCTTCCTACTCCCACCTTAAATAACAAGTCCCCATTTGAAACCTTATCTCTTCACACCCCCGATTACATGTTTTTAAAAACATTTGGTTGCCAATGTTGGCCTAATCTTAGGCCTTTTAACAATCACAAAATAAAGTTTAGATGCCTTCCTTGTGTATTCCTTGGCAACAACTCTTC
It contains:
- the LOC131152676 gene encoding mevalonate kinase-like isoform X1; this translates as MEVRARAPGKIILAGEHAVVHGFTAVATAIDLYTYVSLCFPENDDTLKLQLKDMALEFSWPVGRIKEALPNLGGPLPSAPTSCSPELISSIMVLIDQQNIPEAKIGLISGVTAFLWLYTSIQGFKPAKLVVTSELPLGSGLGSSAAFCVSLSAALLALSDSVELDHSHQGWLMFGESELELVNKWAFEGEKIFHGKPSGIDNTVSTYGNMIMYKLGSLACIKSNMPLKMLVTNTKVGRNTKALLAGVSERTSRHHDAMTAVFKAVDFISKELSSIIQAPALDDHATTEKEGKIEELMEMNQGLLQCMGATHASIETVLQTTLKYKLASKLTGAGGGGCVLTFLPSQVSGTVVDKVVAELESCGFQCFIARIGGNGLEINFGGSS
- the LOC131152676 gene encoding mevalonate kinase-like isoform X2, which produces MEVRARAPGKIILAGEHAVVHGFTAVATAIDLYTYVSLCFPENDDTLKLQLKDMALEFSWPVGRIKEALPNLGGPLPSAPTSCSPELISSIMVLIDQQNIPEAKIGLISGVTAFLWLYTSIQGFKPAKLVVTSELPLGSGLGSSAAFCVSLSAALLALSDSVELDHSHQGWLMFGESELELVNKWAFEGNMIMYKLGSLACIKSNMPLKMLVTNTKVGRNTKALLAGVSERTSRHHDAMTAVFKAVDFISKELSSIIQAPALDDHATTEKEGKIEELMEMNQGLLQCMGATHASIETVLQTTLKYKLASKLTGAGGGGCVLTFLPSQVSGTVVDKVVAELESCGFQCFIARIGGNGLEINFGGSS